The sequence below is a genomic window from Coffea arabica cultivar ET-39 chromosome 8e, Coffea Arabica ET-39 HiFi, whole genome shotgun sequence.
GTCCATTGTCTGACAAAAATGCACACTTCTTCAGGCAAACTCGCTTCAGATTAGGGCTACCTTTACCCACAGCTTCAAGCCCTACATCAGTAACCCCTTGGCAGGCAGTCACCAAAATGGACCTCAAGTTCAACAAACCCTGACAATTACCCATTACCCAGAAGCCCCTCTCATTCACATTTTGGAGGCCAATCAGAGCAAGGTCAGTCAATGCATTCCCATACCTTCCAATAACAGCAAGTGAGACATCACTTATGTTCAGAGACTCGAGCCTCACTTTTGCCAGGACATTACCAGCTTTGGAAAATAGACTAGCAATCCCATGATCCCCGACAAGGGAGCAGTTTTTGATTGTGACAGACTTCAAGCTGGAGCAGTAATGACCAACAGCCTCCAAGCTTCCATTCCCAATGTTTGGACACGATTCAATGGTCAGAGATGTCAGATTGGGACAGTTCTTTGCAATAGCCAGCAATGCCTTGTCAGTAACCGCGTTGCAATGGGAAAGGTCAAGCTTCTCCAGCCTGTGACATCCACTGGCAATTTCAATCAGTCCCTCATCACTAATGGCAGATGTGTTCCACAAGGACAAAACTCTCAAAGAAGGGCAACCATGAGCAATGGCCTTGATGCCAAAATTGGTCACCCCACGCCTAGCATTGCTTCCACGGATGGAGAGCTTGCCCAAACCTCCACGGCTTCCAGTTCCCACAGCAATAGCAGCAAGTCTGACATCTGTAGCTTTCTTCCCTTCCAGACATCTTGAAAGATATCCATCCTCAACTATATCCAGATCTTCAGCTTCCAAATCAGGCTTGATGCCCTTGGAATTGGCCATCTCGCCCTTCTGGTTGCAATCcattgttttcttggcctcatatTCCTCAGGCTCCAAGGATTTTGGGCCCTCTTTGATGCATACTTCATCGGAGCGAATGCTGCTTAAAAGTGTAAGCCAGCGTTTAGATACACAAGCACAGGCACTTTTCTCTTGACCCCCATACAGACGCCTGAAGACCTCAAAGAGGCATTCATCTGGAAGAACTTCAATGGAGGGCTGCTTCCGCTCAAACTTTTCTCCACTAAAAACATATGGGGCATTGACACGAGACCTCTTGCTAGGTGGAAAAAACACATCCACATTAGGTCCAAGGGATAAAAACAGACTTGACTCCTTGGGATTTGGGTATATCGACCCCCCAGGGAAAAAGTCCTTGTTACCTGCAAGGCAAAAATGGGAACAAGGTCAGCCATAAGGTGAAAAGAAAGTCTCTCCAACTAACACAGGTTACACAATTCTTCACAGTTACAGATCCAAGCAGCAAAAGGAAGAGATATGTCACAATGAAGAAGTGTATATTTTAAAATCCAAAATcaccacagacaaccaagaaaTGACTTTTATATCCCATCCTTTGCCTTGTGAAATAGTTTAATTCCACCATACTCAAGTCCAAagattataaaataaatgaaagaagaCACGTCTATTAAAAGATCCACCCAAGTTGAATTCAGCTCCAGCATATGTGCGTAAATGCATATTCTCTGTGACTAAAGCTCCATTATCAACTAGTAAGAATGATGTATTCGAATCCCAAATACTGAATATAAAGTCAATCAACAAGGTAAAATAAGAGCACACGCTATAAAGCCATAACAAAGATAAGAATAAAAGAGAACAAATCCCCTTAGAAAGCAAAACATGAAAGAAATTAGGAGAATAAAGGTCCATCACTCCAAACATCAAACAAAGCATCAATCCATTTCTAAATTTTTCTCACAGGGACATGATCTATTGCAACTAAATCGAATAAATCGATTATAACTCACAAAAAGACGAGAGACACCTACAAAATCCCATGTGTCAAAATCtattcttttttgcttttccaTTTACATTATTCCCTTAGCATATAATTGTAGCAAGAAAAGGCtataattcaagaaataaattGACAAAACAGAAATCAATATCTGAAATTGAAGCAACCACACTGAAATAGCTCAATTATAAGCTCGTCGAGGTTGTATCTGAACATATCAGAAAAAGTCACAAACTTTCATAACTAAAGAATCACATAAAGCTAAAGACGTGAACTTTAACATAAACCCAAAACAGATTAGAGGTATTTACCACTGAAATCAAACACTTCAGACATGTCGCTGAGCAAAGTTGGTCAAATCCGAGCTGTCGTCGTAGCCCAGAGAACCCTCTTCCGAGAGCAAAAACGGCAAGATCCACCAGAAAGAAGACAATCAGTAAAGCCCCACCAAGCAGTGAATGCATcagcaaaagcaaaaaagagtaatcaaagggaagaagaagaagcggTCATGGAAAAACTGAAAgcaaagcaaagaaaagaaacccTATTGGAATAGGGCAAAAAAGGGAGAGGgaaaaagggaaagagaagGGATGAATGAGGCGTGGGTGGTGGAGGAGGTTACAATACTCAATACAATGAATGTAATGTGTGAAATTGGGCGTGTGGGGGACGCTGTTATTATCTTTTGTTG
It includes:
- the LOC113703351 gene encoding EIN3-binding F-box protein 1-like, with the translated sequence MSEVFDFSGNKDFFPGGSIYPNPKESSLFLSLGPNVDVFFPPSKRSRVNAPYVFSGEKFERKQPSIEVLPDECLFEVFRRLYGGQEKSACACVSKRWLTLLSSIRSDEVCIKEGPKSLEPEEYEAKKTMDCNQKGEMANSKGIKPDLEAEDLDIVEDGYLSRCLEGKKATDVRLAAIAVGTGSRGGLGKLSIRGSNARRGVTNFGIKAIAHGCPSLRVLSLWNTSAISDEGLIEIASGCHRLEKLDLSHCNAVTDKALLAIAKNCPNLTSLTIESCPNIGNGSLEAVGHYCSSLKSVTIKNCSLVGDHGIASLFSKAGNVLAKVRLESLNISDVSLAVIGRYGNALTDLALIGLQNVNERGFWVMGNCQGLLNLRSILVTACQGVTDVGLEAVGKGSPNLKRVCLKKCAFLSDNGLVSFVKAAASLEIFQLDECHRITQSGFFGMLINSCGKLKALALANCFGIKDLVFGSHFRALPSSIRSLAVRNCPGFGDGSLSTLAKLCPNLVHLELSTLGGITDEGLLPLVESSEAGLVKVNLSGCVNLTDKVTAAIAKLHGCTLEELNLDGCKCVTDATLFAIAEHCSLLSELDVSKSRITDAGTAALAGADQLCLRILSLSGCNLVSNRSLLSVEKLGQTLMGLNIQRCYGVKSDALDLLAERLWRCDILF